In one Mustela lutreola isolate mMusLut2 chromosome 8, mMusLut2.pri, whole genome shotgun sequence genomic region, the following are encoded:
- the LOC131838901 gene encoding cationic amino acid transporter 3-like — protein MLRQVLHRFGQRLARRRPLEKRVREFRSGIKLNTLDLVVLGVGRTVSVGVYFLANEVASNQAGPSIVICFLVAGLTSLLAGLCYAEFSARVPHSGSAYLYIYVTVGELWAFITGWNLILSFAVGAFVMIQAWILTINIFIENRISDTQRETISQYVPQVIADNLGYFFVIFIIFSMELRFMGRGGFVRVFEVLTLVKLLVLSFFIISGFIKGDLHNWKLTEEDYIQAGLNDTSSLRPLGSGGFMPFGFQGILRGSATCFYAFIGFSVIVTRVKESHNPQRSIPKGIVISLLICFFVYFGVSAALTLMVPYYQLQPGSTLPEAFLHVGWVPAYYVVTFAIFCSLFVSTYWSIMLPIRRVVEMMAKDGLLFPVLSRFAFGTYGRILCTLIFGIITAVMVFFFRITDLLDLRSVGTLISYSLVAFCVLFIRYQPERRKEESEKKLQEENGGNEVQMQEETPPAAGKLTLQGLFFPGSPTPTPLSGRVVYVCSSLLVLLLTVLCLVLAHWPGLLSGDPGPITVVVLLLVVITGITGVIWRQPQSSSPLPFKVPALPLLPLLSIFVNVCLMMQISAGTWLKFGVWMLIGFAIYFTYAIQQSLVA, from the coding sequence ATGCTGCGTCAGGTGCTTCACAGGTTTGGTCAAAGGCTGGCACGCCGACGTCCGCTGGAGAAAAGAGTGCGTGAATTTAGATCTGGCATAAAACTGAACACTCTGGATTTAGTGGTCCTGGGTGTGGGCCGCACAGTGAGTGTAGGTGTGTACTTCCTGGCTAATGAGGTGGCCAGTAACCAAGCAGGACCATCCATTGTGATCTGCTTTTTGGTGGCAGGTCTAACATCACTGTTGGCTGGGCTGTGCTATGCGGAGTTTAGTGCCCGGGTCCCCCATTCTGGCTCGGCATATCTCTACATCTACGTCACTGTGGGTGAACTCTGGGCTTTCATCACTGGCTGGAACCTCATCCTCTCCTTTGCTGTTGGTGCATTTGTTATGATCCAGGCCTGGATCTTAACTATTAACATCTTCATTGAAAACCGGATCTCTGACACCCAGCGTGAGACCATCTCACAGTATGTTCCCCAAGTCATTGCAGACAATCTAGGCTACTTTTTtgtcatctttattattttcagcatGGAACTGAGGTTTATGGGTCGGGGTGGCTTTGTCAGAGTTTTTGAAGTGCTTACATTGGTGAAGCTTTTGGTTCTCAGCTTTTTCATCATCTCTGGCTTCATTAAGGGGGACCTGCACAACTGGAAGCTCACAGAAGAGGACTACATACAGGCTGGACTCAATGACACCTCTAGCTTGCGCCCTCTGGGCTCTGGAGGATTCATGCCTTTTGGCTTCCAGGGGATTCTCCGTGGATCAGCTACCTGTTTCTATGCATTCATAGGTTTCAGCGTTATTGTTACCAGAGTCAAAGAATCCCACAATCCCCAGCGTTCCATCCCCAAAGGCATTGTGATTTCACTGCTCATCtgcttttttgtgtattttggtgTTTCTGCCGCGCTTACGCTCATGGTTCCTTACTACCAGCTTCAACCTGGGAGCACCTTGCCTGAGGCATTTCTCCATGTTGGCTGGGTCCCTGCCTACTATGTTGTCACTTTTGCAATTTTCTGCAGTCTTTTTGTCAGCACCTACTGGAGCATTATGTTACCTATACGTCGGGTGGTAGAAATGATGGCAAAGGATGGTCTCCTGTTCCCAGTCCTTTCCAGGTTTGCTTTTGGTACATATGGCCGTATCTTGTGCACCCTGATCTTTGGTATTATCACAGCAGTCATGGTATTCTTCTTTAGAATCACTGATCTTCTGGACCTGAGGTCAGTTGGGACCCTGATATCTTATTCCTTGGTAGCTTTTTGTGTTCTCTTCATCAGGTATCAGcctgaaaggaggaaggaggaaagtgaAAAAAAGCTGCAGGAAGAGAATGGGGGAAATGAAGTGCAGATGCAGGAGGAGACCCCACCTGCAGCAGGGAAGCTGACTCTacaaggattattttttccaggcagccccacccccactccactctCTGGACGGGTTGTCTATGTTTGCTCCTCACTGCTTGTTCTGCTGCTGACTGTCCTCTGCCTGGTGCTGGCCCACTGGCCAGGTCTGCTTTCTGGAGACCCAGGGCCAATTACAGTGGTTGTGCTGCTCCTGGTGGTCATCACTGGGATCACTGGAGTCATCTGGAGACAGCCACAgagctcctctccccttccctttaaggtccctgctctgcctctcctcccgCTCCTGAGCATCTTTGTGAATGTTTGCCTTATGATGCAGATATCGGCTGGCACCTGGCTGAAATTTGGTGTCTGGATGCTGATTGGGTTTGCTATCTACTTCACCTATGCGATCCAGCAAAGCCTGGTAGCTTAA